In the genome of Fimbriimonadaceae bacterium, one region contains:
- the cmk gene encoding (d)CMP kinase: MTDFTNITIAIDGPAGAGKSTVAKALCAELGMRLLDTGAMYRCIALKAQRLGLSAEDKGPATDLAKNSNIEFQEGEPQRVILDGEDVTDAIRTLEIGQLASALSTYGPLRAELVKRQQEIIAHGGYILEGRDVTTVVAPNAEVKIFLTASIEERARRRWLEMRSRNDQNSTLQEVVKDVVQRDHRDYSRDESPLTLAEDAIILESFGLAVSDVVNQIRAIIRAKIE, translated from the coding sequence ATGACTGACTTCACTAACATCACCATCGCCATTGACGGTCCTGCTGGAGCAGGCAAGAGCACCGTCGCCAAGGCGCTTTGCGCCGAGCTTGGGATGCGGTTGCTTGATACGGGTGCGATGTATAGGTGCATTGCCCTTAAAGCACAAAGGCTTGGTCTGTCGGCGGAGGATAAGGGTCCAGCCACCGACCTCGCCAAGAACTCCAATATTGAGTTTCAAGAAGGGGAGCCGCAGCGGGTGATCTTGGATGGCGAAGACGTCACCGATGCCATCCGGACTTTGGAGATTGGGCAGCTTGCGAGCGCGCTCAGCACGTACGGGCCACTGAGAGCCGAACTGGTCAAACGTCAGCAAGAGATCATCGCTCACGGTGGATATATCCTTGAGGGGAGGGATGTCACGACGGTTGTCGCCCCGAATGCCGAAGTGAAGATTTTCCTGACCGCCAGCATTGAAGAGCGAGCGCGCCGAAGGTGGCTGGAGATGCGTTCGCGAAATGATCAGAACAGTACGCTGCAAGAGGTCGTAAAAGATGTTGTACAGCGCGATCATCGCGATTATTCTCGCGACGAAAGCCCACTGACCCTCGCCGAGGATGCGATCATTCTTGAATCTTTTGGACTGGCCGTTTCTGACGTGGTGAACCAAATTCGAGCGATTATTCGCGCAAAAATAGAATAA
- a CDS encoding DUF4382 domain-containing protein, with protein MKKLLGYIALLMALIIAGCGGGGSGSSGGAGSNVGLFFTDDLNAGYDHVWVKVEKVELLSSSGSVTVFEDSAGTALDLRALNDSGTNKFFFANRHSIPQGSYTGIRVTMDDALTIFPTGSATGNARVFSGLNGNSKKVLTHNFSVAKTFGIGLTYQVLDFKLDTWSENGGNVDVSGSGLDDFPATNPAFTNGNNHHDKDYKGTISALAAGSFKLNRPRGQLEVTFDSGTNIYNESGAPNPTLANGKKVEVRGVFNPSTGKLAAMTIKIDDDNNNDDEDEAKGLASDLNLGARTFTLTFSQTEGFIPSGTTTTVTLTENARLFSHRGLALTRAEFYAALDALPSNRRYVEVEGTYDGANFSAFKAKIEDDDDDDDEVEARGAPSAQNSIAGTFNLTLTEWEGFNGSNGMVIGVETNGSTKFRDQNGETITKTQFFASMPGFHVKVEGYLEGNVILAKQARLRSQNSGGGGNAEAEGSVSDINSVGQSFKLSLTGWSGFGGLLGQVITVNTNGATYRDDDGNTINSTQFYAALSNGSKVEVEGHYSLGVMTATKAKLDDD; from the coding sequence ATGAAAAAACTATTGGGTTACATTGCGCTTCTGATGGCGCTGATCATCGCCGGTTGCGGTGGTGGAGGCAGCGGCAGCAGCGGTGGCGCCGGCTCGAATGTTGGGCTGTTTTTTACGGATGATCTGAACGCGGGCTACGACCATGTTTGGGTCAAGGTCGAAAAAGTTGAATTGCTGTCTTCGAGCGGTTCTGTCACAGTTTTTGAAGATTCGGCGGGTACGGCCCTCGATCTACGCGCTCTGAACGACAGCGGAACCAACAAGTTTTTCTTTGCGAACCGACACTCCATCCCACAGGGGTCTTACACGGGGATTCGAGTGACGATGGACGACGCGTTGACGATCTTCCCTACCGGCAGCGCGACGGGTAATGCCCGTGTCTTTTCTGGCCTGAACGGCAACAGCAAGAAGGTTCTTACACACAACTTCTCGGTTGCGAAGACGTTTGGAATTGGCCTGACCTATCAAGTTCTCGACTTCAAGTTGGACACATGGTCGGAGAATGGTGGCAACGTCGATGTTTCGGGCAGTGGGCTTGACGACTTCCCCGCCACAAACCCAGCCTTCACAAACGGGAATAACCACCACGACAAGGACTATAAAGGCACGATCAGCGCGCTTGCGGCGGGCAGTTTCAAGCTCAACAGACCTCGCGGACAGCTTGAGGTGACCTTTGATAGCGGCACGAATATTTACAACGAAAGCGGCGCCCCGAATCCTACGCTTGCCAATGGCAAGAAGGTTGAAGTGCGTGGAGTCTTTAATCCCAGCACGGGCAAGCTCGCCGCGATGACCATCAAGATTGACGACGACAACAACAACGATGATGAGGACGAAGCGAAGGGATTAGCCTCGGACCTCAATCTTGGAGCGAGAACTTTCACCCTCACGTTTAGCCAGACCGAAGGCTTCATACCTTCTGGAACGACAACGACTGTCACGCTGACAGAAAATGCTCGATTGTTCTCCCACCGTGGACTGGCATTGACGAGAGCCGAATTCTACGCGGCGCTTGATGCGTTGCCCAGCAACCGGCGCTACGTTGAAGTAGAAGGAACGTACGACGGGGCAAACTTCTCAGCGTTCAAAGCCAAGATCGAAGATGACGATGACGATGATGATGAAGTTGAGGCAAGAGGAGCCCCGAGCGCTCAAAACTCCATCGCCGGAACTTTTAACCTTACGCTGACCGAGTGGGAAGGCTTTAACGGCTCGAACGGAATGGTCATCGGAGTGGAGACCAACGGCAGCACAAAGTTCCGCGATCAGAACGGGGAAACGATCACCAAGACTCAATTCTTTGCTTCGATGCCCGGCTTCCACGTCAAGGTTGAAGGGTATCTGGAAGGAAACGTGATCTTGGCGAAACAAGCCCGATTGCGAAGTCAGAACTCTGGCGGAGGCGGCAATGCCGAGGCCGAAGGATCGGTCTCCGACATCAATTCGGTTGGGCAGAGCTTTAAGCTTTCTCTCACCGGCTGGTCGGGATTCGGCGGTCTGCTGGGGCAGGTGATCACGGTAAACACCAATGGCGCGACCTACCGCGACGACGATGGCAACACGATCAACTCGACGCAGTTCTATGCGGCGCTGTCGAACGGGTCGAAGGTTGAGGTGGAAGGCCACTACAGCCTGGGTGTGATGACGGCGACAAAGGCAAAGTTGGACGATGATTGA
- a CDS encoding DUF4139 domain-containing protein, with the protein MFFKLALGVVMAQMAGSALHTNDLTNLGQGSEAPSQNEVTIYNQGFALVKELRMMTLKQGIQNVAVEDVAQLIETNSVGIRSVSNPGSFQVLEQNYQYDLISVQAILNKAVGKRVRFNRVLPNGQKEVLEGTLVSSPTAVVNAPDSGGGYTYNGMVVKTDDGRILLNPSGEVEVSSIPEGLISKPTLLWMIDADRAGQQTIELSYLTRGMSWTSDYVLTIDGLGSADLKGWVTLNNNSGATFENAKLKLLAGEVNRPAPPASFGGGRGGAANEMAKRDAGFQEESLFEYHLYTLQRPATIRNRESKQLSLLEGSGIKVTKKLIIDAMMNYGIYFPSESEVGTGDIKPQVRLEFLNTKENKLGMPLPAGNVKVYQRDKSGSVQMLGEDRIQHTPKDEKLSLVVGRSFDVVSSRKRTNFRRLNSSSVEETFEIEVRNRKEVAETVYVLERRLANWEIMNESIKSEKLDSHTSQYTVNLKAGEVVKLTYTVRTSW; encoded by the coding sequence ATGTTTTTCAAACTCGCGCTTGGTGTTGTCATGGCTCAAATGGCTGGCTCGGCACTGCATACAAACGACCTTACGAATCTCGGACAGGGCTCCGAAGCGCCCAGCCAGAACGAAGTCACCATCTACAACCAGGGCTTCGCCTTGGTGAAAGAGTTGCGAATGATGACGTTGAAACAGGGCATTCAGAACGTCGCAGTAGAGGACGTCGCCCAGCTTATCGAAACCAACAGCGTGGGCATCCGGTCGGTTTCCAACCCCGGCTCCTTCCAGGTTTTGGAGCAAAACTATCAGTACGACTTGATCAGCGTTCAGGCTATCTTGAATAAGGCTGTTGGCAAACGCGTACGGTTTAACCGCGTACTACCAAACGGTCAAAAAGAGGTGCTTGAGGGGACGCTGGTCAGCTCTCCGACAGCGGTTGTGAATGCGCCGGATAGCGGTGGCGGATACACCTACAACGGCATGGTCGTGAAAACCGATGACGGACGTATCTTGCTCAACCCGAGCGGTGAGGTTGAGGTCTCCTCAATCCCCGAAGGCCTCATCAGCAAGCCTACGCTGCTTTGGATGATCGACGCAGATCGAGCCGGACAGCAGACGATTGAGCTGAGCTATCTCACTCGTGGAATGAGCTGGACTTCGGACTACGTGCTTACCATCGACGGCCTCGGCTCGGCTGACCTCAAGGGTTGGGTCACGCTGAACAATAACTCTGGCGCGACCTTTGAGAACGCCAAGCTGAAGCTGCTTGCCGGAGAAGTCAACCGCCCTGCGCCCCCGGCTTCTTTCGGCGGTGGACGTGGCGGAGCTGCCAACGAAATGGCGAAGCGAGATGCTGGCTTCCAAGAGGAATCGCTCTTTGAATATCACCTCTATACGCTGCAGCGACCCGCAACTATCCGAAACCGTGAGAGCAAACAGCTTTCTTTGCTTGAGGGTTCGGGCATCAAGGTCACCAAAAAGCTGATCATCGACGCGATGATGAACTACGGCATTTACTTTCCCAGCGAAAGCGAAGTCGGCACCGGCGACATCAAGCCTCAGGTTCGACTGGAGTTCTTGAACACCAAGGAAAACAAGCTCGGCATGCCGCTTCCGGCAGGCAACGTCAAGGTATATCAACGCGATAAATCCGGTTCGGTGCAGATGCTTGGCGAGGACCGCATTCAGCACACGCCCAAGGATGAAAAACTTTCGTTGGTCGTGGGCCGGTCATTCGATGTCGTGTCCTCACGAAAGCGCACAAACTTCCGACGTCTTAACTCCAGTTCGGTTGAAGAGACCTTTGAGATTGAGGTCCGTAACCGTAAGGAAGTGGCAGAGACCGTTTATGTTTTGGAGCGCCGTTTGGCCAATTGGGAGATCATGAACGAGAGTATCAAGAGCGAAAAGCTGGACTCGCACACCAGCCAGTACACGGTGAATTTGAAGGCCGGAGAGGTGGTGAAGCTCACCTATACGGTTCGAACGAGTTGGTGA
- the guaB gene encoding IMP dehydrogenase, whose amino-acid sequence MPVFREGLSFDDVLLVPKKSEVLPTEVDLSTELLPGITLKVPIVSAPMDTVTDARLAIAIAREGGVGVIHRNMSIDDQAEAVDRVKRSEHGVIWDPIKLEPEKTIQEAVNLMERFHISGVPIVNQEGTLVGILTNRDIRFETDFTKVISSRMTSKDLVTAPVGTDLERAEEMLADHRIEKLPIVDEHNKLQGLITIKDILKVKQHPNSTKDTKGRLVVGAAIGSLVQSYERAKALMDAGVDFIVIDAAHGHSKGVMACVKMLKEKLPDLMVIAGNAATKEAVRDLHALGADGLRLGIGAGSICTTRVVAGVGVPQFTAVMDCCEEAMKLGIPTIADGGIRTSGDIVKSLAAGANCVMMGNMFAGCEESPGEIEIYRNRAYKVYRGMGSIGAMRLGSSDRYMQLKAKGAAIVPEGVEGRVPFKGQLNDTMVQLIGGLRSGMGYVGAANLSELRENAEFLKITGAGLRESHPHDVWITKEPPNYSSPFAGSESE is encoded by the coding sequence ATGCCGGTTTTTCGCGAAGGACTTTCATTTGACGACGTTCTCCTCGTTCCCAAAAAGAGCGAGGTTCTCCCCACTGAGGTCGACCTTTCGACCGAGCTTCTCCCCGGAATCACCCTGAAGGTCCCGATTGTGTCTGCCCCAATGGACACGGTCACCGACGCTCGTCTCGCTATAGCCATCGCCCGAGAGGGTGGAGTGGGCGTGATTCACCGCAACATGAGCATCGACGATCAAGCTGAGGCGGTCGACCGCGTTAAGCGATCGGAGCACGGCGTCATTTGGGACCCGATCAAGCTTGAGCCCGAGAAGACGATACAAGAAGCCGTCAACCTCATGGAGCGATTCCACATCAGCGGCGTACCTATCGTCAACCAAGAAGGGACTCTTGTCGGCATTCTCACCAACCGCGATATCCGATTTGAGACCGATTTCACCAAGGTGATCAGCAGCCGAATGACTAGCAAAGACCTGGTCACAGCTCCCGTGGGCACCGATCTGGAAAGAGCGGAAGAGATGCTTGCAGACCACCGCATCGAAAAGCTCCCCATCGTCGATGAGCACAACAAACTCCAAGGCCTCATCACGATCAAGGACATCCTTAAGGTCAAGCAGCATCCGAACTCCACAAAAGACACCAAGGGACGGCTTGTTGTTGGGGCGGCTATCGGCTCGCTTGTACAGTCTTACGAAAGGGCGAAAGCGCTGATGGATGCAGGCGTCGATTTCATCGTGATTGATGCCGCTCATGGGCATAGCAAGGGCGTGATGGCCTGTGTGAAGATGCTCAAAGAAAAGCTCCCGGACCTCATGGTTATTGCCGGAAACGCCGCCACAAAAGAGGCCGTGCGCGACCTGCATGCACTCGGCGCAGATGGATTGAGACTTGGAATTGGCGCTGGCTCGATCTGTACGACACGAGTGGTGGCCGGTGTTGGCGTTCCCCAGTTCACAGCGGTCATGGACTGTTGTGAAGAGGCCATGAAGCTTGGCATCCCCACTATTGCCGACGGCGGTATCCGAACCTCTGGCGATATCGTGAAATCGCTCGCCGCAGGTGCTAACTGCGTGATGATGGGCAACATGTTCGCCGGTTGCGAAGAAAGCCCTGGCGAGATCGAGATTTACCGAAACCGCGCCTACAAGGTTTATCGCGGCATGGGCAGCATCGGCGCGATGCGGCTGGGCTCTTCCGACCGCTATATGCAGCTCAAGGCCAAGGGCGCGGCGATCGTGCCTGAGGGCGTCGAAGGCCGCGTGCCGTTCAAGGGCCAACTAAACGATACGATGGTCCAGCTGATCGGAGGCTTGCGGTCGGGCATGGGCTATGTTGGCGCAGCGAACCTCTCCGAACTGAGGGAGAATGCGGAGTTCTTGAAGATCACAGGCGCGGGCCTGCGAGAGAGCCATCCTCACGACGTGTGGATTACCAAAGAGCCGCCGAACTATTCGAGTCCGTTTGCAGGTAGTGAATCGGAGTAG
- a CDS encoding class II aldolase/adducin family protein, whose product MSELQLRAAICEVGRRLWQRGLIGATEGNISVRLSARQLLCTPTGLSKGHLRPDDLIVIDNKGKPSKEGAMPSSEIKLHLRMYDKRKDCMAVVHAHPPTATGLALAGETIPDNLLPESAVVLGSVATVPFAYPGTDEVPDAIEPLLDDHKTFLMSHHGAVVMGSDVWDAYNRMETLERIAKIVMVANMSGGARSMPDYAFQKLLAESLNGKL is encoded by the coding sequence ATGTCGGAACTCCAGCTTCGAGCGGCGATCTGTGAGGTGGGCCGCAGACTTTGGCAGCGCGGGCTCATCGGTGCGACTGAGGGCAACATCAGCGTCCGCCTAAGCGCCCGCCAGCTTCTCTGTACGCCCACCGGCCTCAGCAAGGGACACCTGCGCCCGGATGACCTCATCGTCATCGACAACAAAGGCAAGCCTTCGAAGGAAGGGGCGATGCCAAGCAGCGAGATCAAGCTGCATCTGCGCATGTACGACAAGCGCAAGGATTGCATGGCGGTGGTCCACGCCCATCCGCCCACCGCGACCGGGCTGGCGCTGGCAGGAGAAACGATTCCCGACAACCTTCTGCCCGAGTCGGCAGTTGTGCTTGGCAGTGTGGCAACGGTGCCTTTTGCCTACCCCGGAACCGATGAGGTTCCCGACGCGATCGAGCCGTTGCTTGACGACCACAAGACTTTCTTAATGAGTCACCACGGCGCCGTGGTGATGGGCAGCGACGTTTGGGATGCCTACAACCGGATGGAGACGCTTGAGCGGATTGCGAAGATCGTGATGGTGGCGAACATGTCGGGCGGCGCGCGGTCAATGCCGGATTATGCTTTTCAGAAGCTATTGGCGGAGTCTTTGAACGGGAAACTCTGA
- a CDS encoding slipin family protein codes for MFGRRTFIVMEHQEALLFHNGKLVEVLNPGKHARWGKHWHATPYDKRIQAVTLGGQELMCADGISVRASARAEFRIADVAAFYRSFSEPYGLLYAQLQEALREVFGPLTVEDLMASRAALNEPILAKMREASETTGVEFLSATVRDLNISGEIKRAYGQTLIAQKEAQAALERARGETAALRSLANAAKMMESNPNLLQLRWIHAVSQAKGSTIVVSASGMGANAGEGMVIPTGPAQ; via the coding sequence ATGTTTGGCAGACGGACGTTTATCGTCATGGAACATCAGGAAGCATTGCTCTTCCACAACGGAAAGCTTGTCGAGGTTTTAAACCCTGGCAAGCACGCCCGCTGGGGAAAGCACTGGCACGCTACGCCTTATGACAAGCGCATACAGGCGGTGACTCTCGGCGGTCAGGAACTGATGTGTGCCGACGGTATCTCCGTCCGTGCGAGCGCTCGCGCCGAGTTTCGCATTGCCGACGTGGCGGCTTTCTACCGGAGCTTCAGCGAGCCGTACGGCCTGTTGTATGCTCAGTTGCAGGAGGCTTTGAGGGAGGTGTTCGGTCCGCTGACGGTGGAAGACCTGATGGCGAGCCGCGCTGCGCTCAACGAGCCCATCCTGGCAAAGATGCGCGAAGCTTCGGAAACGACGGGAGTCGAGTTTCTGAGTGCGACGGTGCGCGACCTGAACATCTCAGGCGAGATCAAGCGTGCCTACGGTCAAACGCTGATCGCTCAGAAGGAAGCTCAGGCCGCCCTTGAGCGGGCTCGCGGCGAAACCGCCGCCCTACGAAGCCTCGCCAACGCGGCCAAGATGATGGAGTCGAATCCGAACTTGTTGCAGCTGCGGTGGATTCACGCCGTTTCGCAGGCCAAGGGATCGACCATTGTCGTCTCGGCAAGCGGGATGGGCGCGAATGCGGGCGAAGGCATGGTCATTCCGACTGGCCCAGCGCAGTAG
- the hisS gene encoding histidine--tRNA ligase, whose protein sequence is MRFQAPKGTKDVLPDQSHLWQHLEGAFREVCRLYGYREIRTPVFEETELFTRSSGDTSEVVTKQMYDFVDKGGRNIALKPESTAPAMRALIDHNLCPPGVVERMYYIAAHYRYEQPQKGRLREHHQCGLELVGSPSAAADAEVIEIGMRFLERIGLDDLTVSLNSIGRETCRAAYAEAILETAKDYLVTQSPEVQERGRKNPLRMLDWKDPAAQEAMKNAPSILDYLEPESKERLDEVQRLLKIAGIRFQLDPKIVRGLDYYTETVFEIITDKLGAQSTLLAGGRYDNLVKSLGGADVPSVGFGSGIERLLLLLETLEKNWDAPRPDAFIVAVTPEMRDQVVTLAAQLREKGFACGLDLDGRSMKSQMKMADRTKARFAIVVGPDEWANGAVSLRNLDTSEQIETPVGNLEAMIRVEG, encoded by the coding sequence ATGCGATTTCAAGCGCCGAAGGGCACCAAAGACGTTCTGCCAGACCAATCTCACCTCTGGCAGCATCTTGAGGGCGCCTTTCGGGAGGTTTGCCGGCTCTACGGCTACCGCGAAATCCGTACGCCGGTGTTTGAAGAGACCGAGCTTTTCACCCGATCTTCGGGCGATACAAGCGAGGTCGTCACCAAGCAGATGTACGACTTTGTCGACAAGGGTGGACGTAATATCGCGCTCAAGCCGGAGAGCACTGCGCCTGCCATGCGGGCGCTGATTGACCACAACCTTTGCCCGCCGGGAGTGGTGGAGCGGATGTATTACATCGCCGCTCACTACCGCTATGAGCAACCTCAAAAGGGCCGCCTGCGCGAGCACCACCAGTGCGGTTTAGAGCTTGTTGGGAGCCCATCGGCTGCGGCGGATGCTGAAGTGATTGAGATCGGGATGCGGTTCTTGGAGCGGATCGGCCTTGACGATCTTACCGTTTCGCTGAACTCGATCGGGCGCGAGACCTGCCGTGCTGCTTATGCCGAGGCGATCTTGGAGACGGCAAAGGATTATCTGGTGACGCAATCGCCGGAGGTTCAGGAGCGAGGCCGCAAGAACCCGCTCAGGATGCTGGACTGGAAAGACCCGGCAGCTCAAGAAGCGATGAAGAATGCCCCTTCGATCTTGGACTATTTAGAACCCGAGTCGAAAGAGCGGCTAGACGAGGTTCAGAGACTGCTGAAGATTGCGGGAATCCGATTCCAGCTTGATCCCAAGATCGTACGGGGACTGGATTACTACACTGAGACGGTTTTCGAGATCATCACTGATAAGCTCGGCGCGCAAAGTACATTGCTTGCAGGCGGGCGGTATGACAACCTTGTGAAGAGCCTTGGCGGGGCGGATGTGCCGAGCGTTGGGTTTGGGTCGGGGATTGAGCGCCTGCTGCTATTGCTGGAGACTCTGGAGAAGAACTGGGATGCTCCTCGTCCTGATGCCTTTATCGTGGCGGTGACCCCGGAGATGCGCGATCAAGTGGTGACGCTTGCGGCTCAGCTTCGTGAGAAGGGTTTTGCTTGCGGGCTCGATCTTGATGGGCGCAGCATGAAGTCACAGATGAAGATGGCGGACCGCACAAAGGCCCGGTTTGCGATCGTTGTCGGGCCGGACGAGTGGGCGAACGGAGCCGTTTCCCTGAGAAACCTGGATACGAGCGAACAGATTGAGACCCCGGTCGGCAACCTTGAGGCGATGATTCGGGTAGAAGGTTAA
- a CDS encoding J domain-containing protein codes for MSEFRRAYDIGRAFIGREFDRIKGMERDMAERELTEVYSYKPKTESEPPPIQTLSPEEEIERAKVRDRTARKLLGIAAGASFEEIKASFDRLSKRSDPANFPEGSEEQNQAVEINRKVYWAYQVLTENLDVTEKRFKSLEL; via the coding sequence ATGAGCGAGTTTCGACGGGCATACGATATCGGACGGGCTTTTATCGGCCGCGAATTTGACCGGATCAAGGGCATGGAGCGGGACATGGCAGAGCGCGAACTGACCGAAGTCTATAGCTACAAGCCCAAGACAGAATCGGAGCCCCCGCCCATCCAAACCTTGTCGCCCGAAGAGGAGATTGAGCGGGCCAAGGTGCGAGACCGTACCGCCAGAAAACTGCTGGGAATTGCGGCTGGCGCGAGCTTTGAAGAGATTAAAGCTTCTTTTGACCGGCTTAGCAAACGCAGCGATCCAGCTAACTTTCCGGAAGGATCGGAAGAGCAGAATCAGGCCGTTGAAATCAACCGGAAAGTGTACTGGGCTTATCAAGTTTTGACGGAAAACTTAGACGTAACCGAGAAGCGCTTCAAGAGTTTGGAATTGTAG